GGGTGCTGGTGGCGGACGATCACCCGGCCAACCGTGAGCTGGCCCGGCTGTTCCTGGCCGGCGTCGGGGCCGAGGTCACCGAGGCCTGTGACGGCGAGGAGGCCGTGGCCCTGGCCGCCGAGCAACCCTTCGACGTCATCCTCATGGACATCCGCATGCCGCGCCTCGACGGCCCCGGCGCTCTGCGGGCCATCCGCGCCGCGCCGGGCCCGAATGACGCCACACCTATCCTGGCCTTCACCGCCGATGCCGAGCACGAAAGCCAGCTGTTGGCCGCGGGCTTCCAGGATGTCGTGGCCAAGCCTCTGCAGCCCGGCGTCCTGATCGCCGCGGTGGCGCGCGCCTCAGACTTCACCCCCCAGCCGTGGAGCGCGGCCCATGCCGGCTTGGCCCCGCATCCTGGTCGCCGAGGACGACGGCGGGGTCCGCGACGTGATCCGCACCCGCCTGGAAATGGCGGGCTACGAGACCCACACAGCCCGGACCGGCGTGGAGGCGTTGAAGCGGGTGCTTGAGCTCAAGCCTCAGGGTCTGGTGCTGGACATCAACATGCCTGAGCTGGACGGCTTCGGGGTGCTCACCGCGCTGCGGGCGAGGCCCGAGCTGAAGTTTCCACCAACCCTTATGCTCACCGCGCGCCATGCCCCCGACGACGTTCGCCGCGCCGTCGCCCTGGGCGCCAAGGACTACCTGACCAAGCCCTTCAACGAGAGCCAGCTGTTGGCCCGGGTCGCCCGCCTGCTGCGCCCGCCGATCCCGCCGGCGGCCCCGGCGCCGTTGA
The sequence above is drawn from the Phenylobacterium glaciei genome and encodes:
- a CDS encoding response regulator, which codes for MIRTRLEMAGYETHTARTGVEALKRVLELKPQGLVLDINMPELDGFGVLTALRARPELKFPPTLMLTARHAPDDVRRAVALGAKDYLTKPFNESQLLARVARLLRPPIPPAAPAPLTPLALRKDDLLL